A portion of the Hymenobacter gelipurpurascens genome contains these proteins:
- a CDS encoding MlaD family protein, whose amino-acid sequence MSKEIKVALLGIVAIALLVIGFNFLKGSNLLSSDRTYYAKYDNVDGLTVGNPVILNGIKVGQVKEMVLLPEEANRIKVAVELQKGITVGDSTVASLSGSLLGSKTITLFLGKNTKVYDGGEELRSYTVASITDAFQAKALPVLGTVDSTLTKVNSFLSKEAKVSLQATLLNAQGSTEALKNLLLMNQRNINQITTNMARLTAELNKTSAKFDRIATNFSVLSDSLKSAPVGPAMRKLNATMTEAQGTMTTLNRSLSDQKGSLGKLINDTTLYNNLNATAASTNTLLTDFQANPKRYVHFSVFGGGKDKTKKEVETTTKQPDGTKIETEAKTTVK is encoded by the coding sequence GTGTCGAAAGAAATAAAAGTGGCCCTATTGGGCATTGTGGCTATTGCTCTGTTGGTTATTGGGTTTAACTTTTTGAAGGGCAGTAATTTGCTGTCTTCTGATCGGACCTATTATGCCAAATATGATAACGTAGATGGGTTAACGGTTGGAAACCCGGTTATTCTCAACGGTATCAAGGTAGGCCAGGTAAAAGAAATGGTGCTGTTGCCCGAAGAGGCCAACCGCATCAAAGTAGCCGTGGAATTGCAGAAAGGCATTACCGTCGGCGACTCTACCGTGGCTAGCCTCAGCGGCTCGCTGCTGGGCTCCAAGACGATAACCCTGTTCCTGGGCAAGAATACTAAAGTGTATGATGGCGGCGAGGAGCTTCGTTCCTATACCGTGGCCAGTATCACGGATGCGTTTCAGGCCAAGGCGCTGCCCGTACTCGGTACCGTCGATTCTACTCTGACCAAAGTGAACAGCTTCCTGAGCAAAGAAGCTAAAGTGAGCCTGCAGGCCACCTTGCTCAATGCCCAGGGCAGCACCGAGGCCCTGAAAAATCTGTTGCTGATGAACCAGCGCAACATCAACCAGATTACCACCAACATGGCCCGCCTGACCGCTGAGCTGAATAAAACCAGCGCCAAGTTTGACCGGATTGCCACCAACTTCTCCGTTTTGAGTGATTCGCTGAAAAGTGCTCCGGTAGGCCCTGCCATGCGCAAACTCAACGCCACCATGACGGAAGCGCAAGGCACCATGACCACGCTCAACCGCTCCCTTTCGGATCAGAAAGGCTCGTTGGGCAAGCTCATCAACGATACAACGCTGTATAACAACCTCAACGCTACCGCTGCCAGCACCAACACCCTGCTGACCGATTTCCAGGCTAATCCGAAGCGCTACGTGCACTTCTCGGTATTCGGGGGCGGCAAGGACAAGACCAAGAAAGAGGTGGAAACCACTACCAAGCAGCCCGACGGCACGAAAATAGAAACCGAGGCCAAAACGACCGTTAAATAA
- a CDS encoding N-acetylmuramoyl-L-alanine amidase family protein has translation MRNIVALSAAGLLFFAGSSRAVVPDAPVPVPSKYHLRTVVLDAGHGGKDRGCAGVKAREADVALKIILALGHQIEETMPDVKVVYTRKTDVFVELADRAGIANKHNADLFISVHCNASSPSANGTEVWTMGPHKTDANLSVAKRENAVILQEDNYQERYNGFDPTSPQSHILFSLYQSAHIVNSIRFAQKVDRQLKTTVGRPSRGVKQAGFLVLWKSTMPAVLIESGFLTNRTEEVYLNDKAGQSYIAGGIYRAFRDYKNELEAMNGE, from the coding sequence GTGCGGAATATTGTAGCTCTCAGTGCGGCGGGCCTGTTGTTTTTCGCCGGTTCGTCGCGGGCTGTTGTGCCGGATGCTCCGGTACCAGTCCCAAGTAAATATCATTTGCGCACCGTGGTGCTTGATGCCGGACACGGCGGCAAGGACCGGGGGTGCGCCGGCGTGAAGGCGCGCGAGGCCGATGTGGCCCTGAAAATTATTCTCGCCCTAGGCCACCAGATCGAGGAAACCATGCCCGATGTGAAGGTGGTGTACACCCGCAAAACCGACGTGTTTGTGGAGCTGGCCGACCGGGCTGGCATCGCCAACAAGCACAACGCCGACCTCTTTATTTCGGTCCACTGCAATGCCTCCTCACCCTCGGCTAATGGCACTGAAGTCTGGACGATGGGGCCGCACAAAACCGACGCTAACCTTTCCGTAGCCAAGCGCGAAAACGCCGTAATTCTGCAGGAAGACAACTACCAGGAGCGTTACAACGGCTTCGACCCGACCTCGCCGCAAAGCCATATTCTGTTTTCGCTCTACCAAAGTGCCCACATCGTGAACAGCATTCGGTTTGCCCAAAAGGTAGATCGGCAGCTGAAAACTACCGTGGGCAGACCCTCCCGAGGGGTGAAGCAGGCGGGCTTTTTGGTGCTCTGGAAATCCACGATGCCGGCCGTGCTCATTGAGTCGGGCTTTCTGACCAACCGCACCGAGGAAGTGTATCTGAACGATAAAGCCGGGCAGTCGTATATAGCCGGAGGTATCTACCGCGCCTTCCGCGACTATAAGAACGAGCTGGAGGCAATGAACGGCGAATAG
- a CDS encoding putative LPS assembly protein LptD, with translation MFHLILYAPGRWPRLLTLLLPLLLSLLGARTGLAQQRPRTTSVPTDVRPAPRVLNPPKPNAPVRTDTVGLVSGSPDSLNVAAGGRKGAVETTVKYKAKDSIRFEVQNKKAILYDKANVDYGDMNIQSARITVDYNTNVVTAEGRKDSTGKLVDRPVFKDGGSTYQANRIDYNTKSKRGRITDVVTNMGEGYIHAETIKKNDRNELFGVRGRYTTCNLEDPHFYINASKMKVIPGEKVVTGPFNLVIGDIPTPLGFLFGYFPTPKTNQRASGLIIPTFGQAADRGFFLRNGGYYWAANDHIGVRLTGDIYSGNADVFGGWRGTAEVQYITRYRYSGLLSFNYSSQPTTQILSSTDVNTNPQYNVPRSSKNFALAWNHTPVARPNGGRFSANVNVSSSNYYRQNSYNQRLYLQPAFSSTISYSKQIRNSPINYALQLSQTQNTQSGTMNFTLPDVTVGVARQYLYDLVGLEPQGKFYEQLAVAYTFVGQNRISNSIPQTLLNSGAIPVLGGSRETAVLPVKLDNLAKLLRNSQTGVQHQFQITLGNYTLLKHFNLNPSISYNEVWYFKSLDYSYNSTARAVRIDTVAGFNRLNSYSGGLNLSTNFYGTINRKGTRKIQALRHKVTPSLSWQYSPDNRASNRAFAITELGDLRDPATGRVFLNDPSLKGQSYQSAQLLPRYNGFLFGVPSTTKVSAINFSLQNSVEMKVRNNEDTTGTTPFNKVSLIDGLDFNIGYNFADSVFNLSPLGIVFRTQVARKLNLLVNSNLEFYQQDSTRRLINKFLWQQDKKKLARLASASLTMSYQFNPSTGDRKSAIKRPVAPANDPSLGSPTRLDPYEDYVDFEIPWDLSTNLTATYANQGPLPARFNRPRNSPYTAVSLNLNGSVKLTETLRFGFSTNYDFVNKNPAFTSLDIFKDLHCWQINGNWRPFGPTRGYFVTIAAKSALLQDLKLSRNRTFLNY, from the coding sequence GTGTTTCATTTGATTTTATATGCGCCCGGCCGGTGGCCCCGGCTACTTACGCTCTTGCTGCCGCTGCTGCTGAGCTTGCTAGGTGCGCGCACTGGCCTAGCCCAGCAACGTCCCCGCACTACCTCGGTGCCCACCGATGTGCGCCCCGCCCCGCGTGTACTCAACCCTCCCAAACCTAATGCTCCGGTCCGTACGGATACCGTAGGCCTGGTCAGCGGCTCTCCCGATTCGCTGAACGTGGCCGCCGGGGGCCGCAAAGGTGCCGTAGAAACCACCGTCAAGTACAAGGCCAAGGACTCGATCCGGTTCGAGGTGCAGAATAAAAAGGCCATCCTCTACGACAAGGCCAACGTGGATTACGGCGACATGAACATCCAGTCGGCCCGGATTACGGTGGACTATAACACCAACGTGGTGACGGCCGAGGGCCGCAAGGATTCTACGGGCAAATTAGTAGACCGACCCGTGTTCAAGGACGGCGGCAGCACCTACCAGGCCAACCGCATCGACTACAATACTAAAAGCAAGCGCGGCCGCATCACGGATGTGGTCACGAACATGGGGGAAGGCTACATTCACGCCGAAACCATTAAGAAAAACGACCGGAACGAGCTGTTCGGGGTGCGAGGCCGCTATACTACCTGCAACCTCGAAGATCCGCACTTCTATATCAACGCCTCCAAGATGAAGGTGATTCCGGGCGAGAAAGTCGTGACCGGACCGTTCAACCTCGTTATCGGGGATATTCCGACGCCGCTAGGCTTTCTGTTTGGGTATTTCCCGACGCCCAAAACCAACCAACGCGCTTCCGGCCTGATTATTCCCACCTTCGGCCAGGCCGCTGACCGCGGCTTCTTTCTGCGCAACGGCGGCTACTACTGGGCCGCCAACGACCACATTGGCGTGCGCCTCACTGGTGACATCTACTCCGGCAATGCGGACGTGTTCGGCGGCTGGCGCGGCACGGCTGAGGTGCAGTACATCACGCGCTATCGGTATAGTGGCCTACTATCGTTTAACTACAGCTCGCAGCCCACTACCCAAATTCTGAGCTCTACCGACGTCAATACCAACCCGCAATACAACGTGCCACGCTCTTCCAAAAACTTTGCGCTAGCCTGGAACCACACTCCCGTGGCGCGGCCCAACGGCGGCCGTTTTTCGGCCAACGTGAACGTGAGCAGCAGCAACTACTACCGCCAGAACTCTTACAATCAGCGCCTCTACCTGCAGCCGGCCTTCTCGTCTACTATTTCCTACTCGAAGCAGATCCGCAACTCGCCCATCAACTACGCGCTGCAGCTAAGCCAGACGCAGAACACGCAGTCGGGTACGATGAACTTCACCCTGCCCGACGTGACGGTAGGTGTAGCTCGGCAGTACCTCTATGACTTAGTAGGCCTGGAGCCTCAGGGCAAGTTCTATGAGCAGCTGGCAGTGGCCTACACGTTCGTAGGCCAGAACCGCATCTCCAACTCCATCCCGCAAACCTTGCTCAATAGCGGAGCTATTCCGGTGCTGGGCGGCTCGCGCGAAACCGCCGTTCTGCCCGTTAAGCTGGACAATCTTGCCAAACTGCTGCGCAACTCCCAGACGGGTGTCCAGCATCAGTTCCAGATTACGCTGGGCAACTACACGTTGCTGAAGCACTTCAACCTGAATCCTAGCATCAGCTACAACGAGGTGTGGTACTTCAAGAGCCTCGACTACAGCTATAATTCTACGGCCCGTGCAGTACGCATTGATACGGTAGCCGGCTTTAATCGTCTCAATAGCTATTCTGGTGGCCTGAACCTGAGCACGAACTTCTACGGCACTATTAACCGGAAAGGCACGCGCAAAATCCAGGCGCTACGCCATAAGGTTACGCCTAGCCTGAGCTGGCAATATTCGCCGGACAACAGAGCTAGTAACCGTGCCTTTGCTATAACAGAATTAGGCGACCTCCGCGACCCTGCTACCGGCCGCGTGTTCCTGAATGACCCAAGTTTAAAAGGCCAATCTTATCAGAGTGCTCAACTGCTGCCACGCTATAACGGCTTCTTATTTGGAGTACCAAGCACTACAAAAGTCAGTGCCATTAACTTCTCGCTGCAGAACTCGGTAGAGATGAAGGTGCGCAACAACGAGGATACTACCGGCACAACGCCCTTCAACAAAGTCAGCCTCATTGATGGCCTAGACTTTAACATCGGTTACAACTTCGCGGATTCAGTCTTTAATCTCAGCCCGTTGGGCATTGTGTTCCGCACCCAGGTGGCACGCAAGCTCAACTTATTGGTGAATAGCAACCTAGAGTTTTATCAGCAGGACTCCACTCGTCGCCTCATCAATAAGTTTCTGTGGCAGCAGGACAAGAAGAAGCTGGCCCGTCTGGCCTCGGCCAGCCTGACGATGAGCTATCAGTTCAACCCCAGCACCGGCGACCGTAAATCTGCCATTAAGCGGCCCGTGGCACCTGCCAACGACCCCTCGCTGGGCTCTCCTACTCGCCTCGACCCCTATGAGGACTACGTGGACTTCGAGATTCCGTGGGACCTGAGCACCAACCTCACGGCAACCTATGCCAACCAGGGGCCCCTACCCGCCCGGTTTAATCGGCCCCGTAACTCGCCCTACACGGCCGTCAGCCTCAACCTGAACGGCTCCGTGAAGCTGACGGAGACGTTGCGCTTCGGCTTCAGTACCAACTACGATTTCGTGAACAAGAATCCAGCCTTCACCTCCCTGGATATATTCAAGGACTTGCACTGCTGGCAGATCAATGGCAACTGGCGCCCCTTCGGTCCCACACGTGGCTACTTCGTGACCATTGCGGCCAAATCTGCGCTATTGCAGGATCTGAAGCTCAGCCGCAACCGCACTTTCCTGAACTACTAG
- the panB gene encoding 3-methyl-2-oxobutanoate hydroxymethyltransferase, with protein sequence MSQHKEVKLVTTHQLLAMKQRGEKISMLTAYDFSMAQILDGAGVDVLLVGDSASNVMAGHETTLPITLDQMIYHAQSVVRAVKRAFIVVDMPFGSYQGNSSEALRSAIRIMKESGGHGIKLEGGAEIKDSITRILTAGIPVMGHLGLTPQSIYKFGTYTVRAKEEAEAQKLIEDALLLEEIGCFALVLEKIPSSLAKQVAEKLTIPVIGIGAGPDVDGQVLVVHDMLGITKEFKPRFLRRYAELGDLMHDAVQRYIQDVKAREFPTSDEAY encoded by the coding sequence ATGTCTCAGCACAAAGAAGTCAAGCTCGTGACCACGCACCAACTGCTGGCCATGAAGCAGCGCGGCGAGAAAATTTCCATGCTCACGGCCTACGACTTCTCGATGGCACAGATTCTGGACGGCGCCGGCGTAGATGTGCTGCTCGTCGGCGACTCAGCCTCCAACGTGATGGCCGGCCACGAAACCACCCTGCCTATCACGCTGGATCAGATGATTTACCACGCCCAATCGGTAGTGCGGGCTGTGAAGCGGGCATTTATTGTGGTAGATATGCCGTTTGGTTCCTACCAGGGCAACTCATCAGAGGCATTGCGCTCGGCCATCCGCATCATGAAGGAATCGGGGGGCCACGGTATTAAGCTGGAGGGCGGCGCCGAAATCAAGGACAGCATTACCCGCATCCTTACCGCGGGCATTCCTGTAATGGGCCATTTGGGTCTTACTCCGCAAAGTATTTATAAATTTGGCACCTACACGGTGCGGGCCAAGGAAGAAGCTGAAGCCCAGAAGCTCATTGAAGATGCGCTTCTGCTGGAAGAAATCGGGTGTTTTGCCTTGGTACTGGAGAAAATCCCGTCCTCGCTGGCCAAACAGGTAGCTGAAAAGCTCACTATTCCGGTCATTGGTATCGGGGCTGGCCCGGATGTAGACGGCCAGGTATTGGTAGTGCACGATATGCTGGGCATTACCAAGGAGTTCAAACCCCGCTTCCTGCGCCGCTACGCCGAGCTAGGCGACCTAATGCACGATGCCGTGCAGCGCTATATTCAGGACGTAAAAGCCCGCGAATTTCCTACCTCCGACGAGGCGTATTAA
- a CDS encoding RluA family pseudouridine synthase codes for MNRPNLWSEQKEILFEDNHLLIINKPAGLLVQGDATGDEPLSAKAEEYLRFKYKKPGAAFIGVVHRLDRPVSGVVALAKTSKALSRMNELFRDNKVHKTYWALTGKCPEPTSGHLTHWLVKDPIRNTTKAYTERHGQGLKADLDYQVLGQAGNRWLVQVNPITGRPHQIRVQLSSGLGTPIVGDVKYGFLAPLPDVSIALHARRLELQHPVTKEAMCFEAPVPDIAHWDAAKQYY; via the coding sequence GTGAATCGTCCGAATCTGTGGTCGGAACAGAAGGAAATTCTGTTCGAAGACAATCACCTGCTCATTATCAACAAGCCCGCCGGCCTGCTCGTGCAGGGCGATGCCACCGGCGACGAGCCTCTTTCGGCCAAGGCTGAGGAATACCTGCGTTTCAAGTATAAAAAGCCTGGGGCAGCCTTTATCGGTGTAGTACACCGCCTCGATAGGCCAGTAAGCGGCGTAGTGGCGTTAGCCAAAACCAGCAAAGCCCTGAGCCGCATGAACGAACTGTTCCGCGACAACAAGGTGCACAAGACGTACTGGGCCCTCACCGGCAAATGCCCGGAGCCGACCAGCGGCCACCTCACGCATTGGCTCGTGAAAGACCCTATCCGGAACACTACGAAAGCCTACACAGAGCGCCACGGCCAAGGGCTCAAAGCCGACCTGGATTACCAAGTGCTAGGCCAGGCGGGCAACCGCTGGCTAGTGCAGGTAAACCCCATCACGGGCCGGCCCCACCAGATACGGGTGCAGCTCAGCAGTGGCCTAGGCACCCCTATTGTGGGAGATGTGAAGTATGGTTTCCTGGCGCCTCTGCCCGATGTAAGCATTGCCCTGCATGCCCGTCGGCTGGAGCTACAGCACCCCGTTACCAAAGAGGCTATGTGCTTTGAGGCGCCTGTGCCGGATATCGCGCATTGGGATGCCGCAAAACAGTACTATTAA
- a CDS encoding acyl-CoA desaturase, translating into MAILFFFVAHYYLSLFTQTFYLHRYAAHKMFTMNKFWEKFFFLFTYICQGSSFLSPRAYALLHRMHHAYSDTEMDPHSPLFSSNAFSMMWKTKNIYNDVLNRNYAAAERFEGDYPEWAAVENFGDKWYSRLGWGTLYVLFYVQFATAWWQFLLLPIHFLMGPIHGAIVNWGGHKYGYQNFDNHDHSKNTLALDFLAFGELFQNNHHKLPMRVNFGVKWWEFDPTYMFIWGMDKVGVVKIKRKVKAPAKKLAA; encoded by the coding sequence ATGGCGATACTTTTTTTCTTCGTAGCACACTACTACCTGTCGCTATTCACGCAGACGTTCTATCTGCACCGCTATGCGGCCCACAAGATGTTCACGATGAACAAGTTCTGGGAGAAATTCTTCTTCCTGTTCACGTACATCTGCCAGGGCTCATCTTTCCTGTCGCCGCGGGCGTATGCGCTGCTGCACCGTATGCACCACGCCTACTCCGACACGGAGATGGACCCACACTCCCCTCTCTTCTCATCGAATGCTTTCTCGATGATGTGGAAGACCAAGAACATCTACAACGACGTTCTGAACCGAAACTACGCCGCCGCTGAGCGCTTCGAGGGCGATTATCCGGAGTGGGCTGCCGTAGAAAACTTCGGCGACAAATGGTACTCACGCCTCGGCTGGGGCACGTTGTATGTACTGTTCTATGTGCAGTTCGCTACGGCTTGGTGGCAGTTCCTGCTTCTCCCGATTCACTTCCTGATGGGTCCTATCCATGGTGCTATCGTGAACTGGGGCGGCCACAAGTATGGCTATCAGAACTTCGACAACCACGACCATTCCAAGAACACGCTTGCGCTGGACTTCCTCGCTTTTGGCGAGCTATTTCAGAACAACCACCACAAGCTGCCCATGCGCGTCAACTTCGGCGTAAAATGGTGGGAGTTTGACCCTACTTACATGTTCATCTGGGGTATGGATAAAGTAGGAGTCGTGAAAATTAAGCGCAAAGTAAAAGCTCCGGCCAAGAAGCTAGCGGCCTAG
- a CDS encoding 30S ribosomal protein S16 → MAVKIRLARRGRKKAAQFDIVVADSRSPRDGRFIEKIGTYNPQTNPATINFDGDKAFDWIMKGAQPTDTVRAMLSYRGVLYRKHLQLGVIKGAISQETADQRYTDWKEQKDAKIEGKRSNIGTAKEEARKASLAAETKVKEARAEAQRQKQAAALAANAPAAEAETETAEASADTTEEAGA, encoded by the coding sequence ATGGCAGTTAAAATCCGCCTCGCCCGTCGCGGCCGCAAAAAGGCCGCTCAATTCGACATCGTTGTTGCTGACTCCCGCTCGCCCCGCGACGGCCGCTTCATCGAGAAAATCGGTACCTACAACCCCCAGACTAACCCTGCTACCATCAACTTCGATGGTGACAAGGCATTTGACTGGATCATGAAAGGTGCTCAGCCTACCGATACGGTACGTGCTATGCTCTCTTACCGTGGTGTATTGTACCGCAAGCACTTGCAGCTGGGTGTAATTAAAGGTGCTATTTCGCAGGAAACTGCTGATCAGCGCTACACCGACTGGAAAGAGCAGAAAGACGCCAAAATCGAAGGCAAGCGCAGCAACATTGGCACTGCCAAAGAGGAAGCTCGCAAAGCTTCGCTGGCTGCTGAAACCAAAGTTAAAGAAGCTCGTGCTGAGGCGCAGCGTCAGAAGCAGGCTGCTGCTCTGGCTGCCAACGCTCCGGCTGCTGAAGCTGAAACCGAAACGGCTGAAGCTTCGGCTGATACCACGGAGGAAGCTGGCGCCTAA
- the rimM gene encoding ribosome maturation factor RimM (Essential for efficient processing of 16S rRNA) produces the protein MTLDDCYQLGSLGKPHGLKGFVVAFFDVDDLDDYRKLKSVLLELPAAPGKLVAYEVEKVQPQAENRVLFKLKGIDRVEEAEPLRNAKLWRPLTELPKLEEDQFYFHDVIGYTVVDEQLGELGLVETFYELPQQDLLAMRYQGKEVLIPVVDELIVRADQQERKLYVTLPEGLLDVYLSASSREQDEPSEEEA, from the coding sequence ATGACTCTCGACGACTGCTACCAACTGGGTTCCCTCGGGAAGCCTCACGGCCTGAAAGGCTTCGTGGTGGCTTTCTTCGATGTGGATGACCTCGACGATTACCGTAAGCTGAAATCGGTGCTGCTGGAATTACCCGCAGCCCCAGGCAAGCTAGTGGCCTACGAGGTGGAAAAGGTGCAGCCCCAGGCTGAAAACCGCGTATTGTTTAAGCTGAAAGGCATAGACCGCGTGGAAGAAGCCGAGCCCCTGCGCAACGCCAAGCTCTGGCGCCCCCTCACGGAGCTGCCCAAGCTGGAAGAGGATCAGTTCTATTTCCATGATGTCATTGGCTACACTGTAGTTGATGAGCAGTTGGGCGAGCTTGGCCTTGTAGAAACTTTCTATGAGCTGCCGCAGCAAGATTTACTGGCCATGCGCTATCAGGGAAAAGAAGTGCTGATTCCGGTTGTGGATGAGCTCATCGTCCGGGCCGACCAGCAGGAGCGTAAACTCTACGTGACTTTGCCGGAAGGTTTGCTTGATGTGTACTTGTCAGCAAGTTCGCGTGAGCAGGATGAACCGTCGGAAGAAGAGGCCTAG
- the trmD gene encoding tRNA (guanosine(37)-N1)-methyltransferase TrmD, which translates to MRIDIVTCQPDLLVSPFAHSIVKRAQEKGLAEIHLHDLRRYAINKHGQIDDYVFGGGAGMVLRVEPIAACFDELMAQRTYDAIIYLTPDGETLRQPLVNRLSLAGNLLLLCGHYKGVDERIRQAYITHEISVGDYVLSGGELGAAILVDAVVRLLPGVLGNEESALSDSFQDNLLSPPVYTRPAEWRGHEVPEILLSGNTPKIDVWRHDQALERTRQRRPDLLQE; encoded by the coding sequence ATGCGTATTGACATCGTAACGTGCCAGCCAGATTTGCTGGTCAGCCCCTTTGCACATTCCATCGTGAAGCGTGCGCAGGAAAAAGGCCTGGCCGAAATCCATCTGCATGATCTGCGCCGCTATGCTATCAACAAGCACGGCCAGATTGATGACTACGTGTTTGGAGGAGGAGCTGGCATGGTACTACGCGTGGAACCCATTGCCGCTTGTTTCGACGAGCTCATGGCCCAGCGCACGTACGATGCCATCATCTACCTCACGCCCGATGGAGAAACCCTTCGTCAGCCACTCGTGAATCGGTTGTCGTTGGCTGGCAACTTATTGCTGCTCTGCGGGCACTACAAGGGAGTGGATGAGCGCATCCGACAGGCCTACATCACCCACGAAATCAGTGTAGGCGACTACGTATTGAGCGGGGGCGAATTGGGAGCGGCTATTTTGGTAGACGCGGTAGTTCGGTTGCTGCCGGGTGTGCTGGGGAATGAGGAATCAGCCCTAAGCGACTCCTTCCAGGACAACCTGCTTTCTCCGCCCGTCTATACTCGGCCAGCCGAGTGGCGTGGGCATGAGGTGCCAGAGATTCTACTCTCCGGCAACACCCCCAAAATTGATGTCTGGCGTCACGACCAGGCATTGGAACGGACCCGGCAACGGCGTCCGGACCTACTGCAGGAATAG
- the rplS gene encoding 50S ribosomal protein L19 — protein MSVLLDFIQQESQERRASFPKFAAGDTVNVHVKIREGNKERIQQFQGVVIQRRNNNSNGETFTVRKISNQIGTERIFPLLSPNIDKIEVIRRGKVRRARLFYLRGLSGKAARIKERRLNVVEKVKA, from the coding sequence ATGAGCGTACTACTCGATTTTATTCAGCAGGAATCCCAGGAGCGCCGCGCCAGCTTCCCCAAATTTGCCGCCGGTGATACCGTTAACGTTCACGTAAAAATCCGTGAAGGCAACAAGGAGCGCATTCAGCAGTTCCAGGGTGTAGTTATCCAGCGTCGCAACAACAACTCGAACGGCGAAACTTTCACCGTACGTAAGATTTCGAACCAGATCGGTACCGAGCGTATCTTCCCCCTCCTGTCGCCTAACATCGACAAGATCGAAGTAATCCGTCGTGGTAAAGTACGTCGTGCTCGTCTGTTCTACCTGCGTGGCCTGTCGGGCAAAGCGGCTCGTATCAAGGAGCGTCGCTTGAACGTAGTAGAGAAAGTAAAAGCGTAG